A genomic region of Prionailurus bengalensis isolate Pbe53 chromosome D1, Fcat_Pben_1.1_paternal_pri, whole genome shotgun sequence contains the following coding sequences:
- the CELF1 gene encoding CUGBP Elav-like family member 1 isoform X4 codes for MKKLTLSPITQSSKKMNGTLDHPDQPDLDAIKMFVGQVPRTWSEKDLRELFEQYGAVYEINVLRDRSQNPPQSKGCCFVTFYTRKAALEAQNALHNMKVLPGMHHPIQMKPADSEKNNAVEDRKLFIGMISKKCTENDIRVMFSSFGQIEECRILRGPDGLSRGCAFVTFTTRAMAQTAIKAMHQAQTMEGCSSPMVVKFADTQKDKEQKRMAQQLQQQMQQISAASVWGNLAGLNTLGPQYLALLQQTASSGNLNTLSSLHPMGGLNAMQLQNLAALAAAASAAQNTPSGTNALTTSSSPLSVLTSSGSSPSSSSSSSVNPIASLGALQTLAGATAGLNVSSLAGMAALNGGLGSSGLSNGTGSTMEALTQAYSGIQQYAAAALPTLYNQNLLTQQSIGAAGSQKEGPEGANLFIYHLPQEFGDQDLLQMFMPFGNVVSAKVFIDKQTNLSKCFGFVSYDNPVSAQAAIQSMNGFQIGMKRLKVQLKRSKNDSKPY; via the exons CTCAAAGAAAATGAACGGCACCCTGGACCACCCAGACCAACCGGATCTTGATGCTATCAAGATGTTTGTGGGCCAGGTTCCAAGAACCTGGTCTGAGAAGGACTTGAGGGAACTCTTTGAACAGTATGGTGCTGTCTATGAAATCAATGTCCTAAGGGATAGGAGCCAAAACCCTCCTCAGAGCAAAG GGTGctgttttgttacattttacaCCCGTAAAGCTGCATTAGAGGCGCAGAATGCTCTTCACAACATGAAGGTCCTACCAGGG atgCATCATCCTATACAGATGAAACCTGCCGACAGTGAGAAGAACAATG CAGTGGAAGACAGGAAGCTGTTTATTGGTATGATTTCCAAGAAGTGCACTGAAAATGACATCCGAGTCATGTTCTCTTCATTTGGACAGATTGAAGAATGCCGGATATTACGGGGACCTGATGGCCTGAGCCGAG GTTGTGCATTTGTGACTTTTACAACAAGAGCCATGGCACAGACGGCTATCAAGGCAATGCACCAAGCACAGACCATGGAG GGCTGCTCATCTCCCATGGTGGTAAAATTTGCTGATACGCAGAAGGACAAAGAACAGAAGAGAATGGCCCAGCAGCTCCAGCAGCAGATGCAGCAAATCAGCGCAGCATCTGTGTGGGGAAACCTTGCTGGTCTAAATACTCTTGGACCCCAGTATTTAGCA CTCCTTCAGCAGACTGCCTCCTCTGGGAACCTCAACACCCTGAGCAGCCTCCACCCAATGGGAG GGTTAAATGCAATGCAGTTACAGAATTTGGCTGCCCTAGCTGCTGCAGCTAGTGCAGCTCAGAACACACCAAGTGGTACCAATGCTCTCACTACATCCAGCAGCCCCCTCAGCGTACTCACCAGTTCAG GGTCCTCACCGagctccagcagcagcagctctgtCAACCCCATCGCCTCCCTTGGAGCCCTGCAGACATTAGCTGGAGCAACGGCAGGCCTCAACGTCAGCTCTTTGGCAG GGATGGCTGCTTTAAATGGTGGCCTGGGCAGCAGTGGCCTTTCCAACGGCACCGGGAGCACCATGGAGGCCCTGACGCAGGCCTATTCGGGAATCCAGCAATATGCTGCCGCGGCACTCCCTACTCTGTACAACCAGAACCTGTTGACACAGCAGAGTATCGGTGCTGCTGGAAGCCAGAAGGAAG GTCCAGAGGGAGCCAACCTGTTCATCTACCACCTGCCCCAGGAGTTTGGAGATCAGGACCTGCTGCAGATGTTTATGCCCTTTGGGAATGTCGTGTCTGCCAAGGTTTTCATAGACAAGCAGACAAACCTGAGCAAGTGTTTTG GTTTTGTAAGTTACGACAATCCTGTTTCGGCTCAAGCTGCCATCCAGTCCATGAACGGCTTTCAGATTGGAATGAAGCGGCTTAAAGTGCAGCTCAAACGTTCGAAGAATGACAGCAAGCCCTACTGA
- the CELF1 gene encoding CUGBP Elav-like family member 1 isoform X5, which translates to MNGTLDHPDQPDLDAIKMFVGQVPRTWSEKDLRELFEQYGAVYEINVLRDRSQNPPQSKGCCFVTFYTRKAALEAQNALHNMKVLPGMHHPIQMKPADSEKNNAVEDRKLFIGMISKKCTENDIRVMFSSFGQIEECRILRGPDGLSRGCAFVTFTTRAMAQTAIKAMHQAQTMEGCSSPMVVKFADTQKDKEQKRMAQQLQQQMQQISAASVWGNLAGLNTLGPQYLALYLQLLQQTASSGNLNTLSSLHPMGGLNAMQLQNLAALAAAASAAQNTPSGTNALTTSSSPLSVLTSSGSSPSSSSSSSVNPIASLGALQTLAGATAGLNVSSLAGMAALNGGLGSSGLSNGTGSTMEALTQAYSGIQQYAAAALPTLYNQNLLTQQSIGAAGSQKEGPEGANLFIYHLPQEFGDQDLLQMFMPFGNVVSAKVFIDKQTNLSKCFGFVSYDNPVSAQAAIQSMNGFQIGMKRLKVQLKRSKNDSKPY; encoded by the exons ATGAACGGCACCCTGGACCACCCAGACCAACCGGATCTTGATGCTATCAAGATGTTTGTGGGCCAGGTTCCAAGAACCTGGTCTGAGAAGGACTTGAGGGAACTCTTTGAACAGTATGGTGCTGTCTATGAAATCAATGTCCTAAGGGATAGGAGCCAAAACCCTCCTCAGAGCAAAG GGTGctgttttgttacattttacaCCCGTAAAGCTGCATTAGAGGCGCAGAATGCTCTTCACAACATGAAGGTCCTACCAGGG atgCATCATCCTATACAGATGAAACCTGCCGACAGTGAGAAGAACAATG CAGTGGAAGACAGGAAGCTGTTTATTGGTATGATTTCCAAGAAGTGCACTGAAAATGACATCCGAGTCATGTTCTCTTCATTTGGACAGATTGAAGAATGCCGGATATTACGGGGACCTGATGGCCTGAGCCGAG GTTGTGCATTTGTGACTTTTACAACAAGAGCCATGGCACAGACGGCTATCAAGGCAATGCACCAAGCACAGACCATGGAG GGCTGCTCATCTCCCATGGTGGTAAAATTTGCTGATACGCAGAAGGACAAAGAACAGAAGAGAATGGCCCAGCAGCTCCAGCAGCAGATGCAGCAAATCAGCGCAGCATCTGTGTGGGGAAACCTTGCTGGTCTAAATACTCTTGGACCCCAGTATTTAGCA CTTTATTTGCAGCTCCTTCAGCAGACTGCCTCCTCTGGGAACCTCAACACCCTGAGCAGCCTCCACCCAATGGGAG GGTTAAATGCAATGCAGTTACAGAATTTGGCTGCCCTAGCTGCTGCAGCTAGTGCAGCTCAGAACACACCAAGTGGTACCAATGCTCTCACTACATCCAGCAGCCCCCTCAGCGTACTCACCAGTTCAG GGTCCTCACCGagctccagcagcagcagctctgtCAACCCCATCGCCTCCCTTGGAGCCCTGCAGACATTAGCTGGAGCAACGGCAGGCCTCAACGTCAGCTCTTTGGCAG GGATGGCTGCTTTAAATGGTGGCCTGGGCAGCAGTGGCCTTTCCAACGGCACCGGGAGCACCATGGAGGCCCTGACGCAGGCCTATTCGGGAATCCAGCAATATGCTGCCGCGGCACTCCCTACTCTGTACAACCAGAACCTGTTGACACAGCAGAGTATCGGTGCTGCTGGAAGCCAGAAGGAAG GTCCAGAGGGAGCCAACCTGTTCATCTACCACCTGCCCCAGGAGTTTGGAGATCAGGACCTGCTGCAGATGTTTATGCCCTTTGGGAATGTCGTGTCTGCCAAGGTTTTCATAGACAAGCAGACAAACCTGAGCAAGTGTTTTG GTTTTGTAAGTTACGACAATCCTGTTTCGGCTCAAGCTGCCATCCAGTCCATGAACGGCTTTCAGATTGGAATGAAGCGGCTTAAAGTGCAGCTCAAACGTTCGAAGAATGACAGCAAGCCCTACTGA
- the CELF1 gene encoding CUGBP Elav-like family member 1 isoform X1, with translation MAAFKLDFLPEMMVDHCSLNSSPVSKKMNGTLDHPDQPDLDAIKMFVGQVPRTWSEKDLRELFEQYGAVYEINVLRDRSQNPPQSKGCCFVTFYTRKAALEAQNALHNMKVLPGMHHPIQMKPADSEKNNAVEDRKLFIGMISKKCTENDIRVMFSSFGQIEECRILRGPDGLSRGCAFVTFTTRAMAQTAIKAMHQAQTMEGCSSPMVVKFADTQKDKEQKRMAQQLQQQMQQISAASVWGNLAGLNTLGPQYLALYLQLLQQTASSGNLNTLSSLHPMGGLNAMQLQNLAALAAAASAAQNTPSGTNALTTSSSPLSVLTSSGSSPSSSSSSSVNPIASLGALQTLAGATAGLNVSSLAGMAALNGGLGSSGLSNGTGSTMEALTQAYSGIQQYAAAALPTLYNQNLLTQQSIGAAGSQKEGPEGANLFIYHLPQEFGDQDLLQMFMPFGNVVSAKVFIDKQTNLSKCFGFVSYDNPVSAQAAIQSMNGFQIGMKRLKVQLKRSKNDSKPY, from the exons CTCAAAGAAAATGAACGGCACCCTGGACCACCCAGACCAACCGGATCTTGATGCTATCAAGATGTTTGTGGGCCAGGTTCCAAGAACCTGGTCTGAGAAGGACTTGAGGGAACTCTTTGAACAGTATGGTGCTGTCTATGAAATCAATGTCCTAAGGGATAGGAGCCAAAACCCTCCTCAGAGCAAAG GGTGctgttttgttacattttacaCCCGTAAAGCTGCATTAGAGGCGCAGAATGCTCTTCACAACATGAAGGTCCTACCAGGG atgCATCATCCTATACAGATGAAACCTGCCGACAGTGAGAAGAACAATG CAGTGGAAGACAGGAAGCTGTTTATTGGTATGATTTCCAAGAAGTGCACTGAAAATGACATCCGAGTCATGTTCTCTTCATTTGGACAGATTGAAGAATGCCGGATATTACGGGGACCTGATGGCCTGAGCCGAG GTTGTGCATTTGTGACTTTTACAACAAGAGCCATGGCACAGACGGCTATCAAGGCAATGCACCAAGCACAGACCATGGAG GGCTGCTCATCTCCCATGGTGGTAAAATTTGCTGATACGCAGAAGGACAAAGAACAGAAGAGAATGGCCCAGCAGCTCCAGCAGCAGATGCAGCAAATCAGCGCAGCATCTGTGTGGGGAAACCTTGCTGGTCTAAATACTCTTGGACCCCAGTATTTAGCA CTTTATTTGCAGCTCCTTCAGCAGACTGCCTCCTCTGGGAACCTCAACACCCTGAGCAGCCTCCACCCAATGGGAG GGTTAAATGCAATGCAGTTACAGAATTTGGCTGCCCTAGCTGCTGCAGCTAGTGCAGCTCAGAACACACCAAGTGGTACCAATGCTCTCACTACATCCAGCAGCCCCCTCAGCGTACTCACCAGTTCAG GGTCCTCACCGagctccagcagcagcagctctgtCAACCCCATCGCCTCCCTTGGAGCCCTGCAGACATTAGCTGGAGCAACGGCAGGCCTCAACGTCAGCTCTTTGGCAG GGATGGCTGCTTTAAATGGTGGCCTGGGCAGCAGTGGCCTTTCCAACGGCACCGGGAGCACCATGGAGGCCCTGACGCAGGCCTATTCGGGAATCCAGCAATATGCTGCCGCGGCACTCCCTACTCTGTACAACCAGAACCTGTTGACACAGCAGAGTATCGGTGCTGCTGGAAGCCAGAAGGAAG GTCCAGAGGGAGCCAACCTGTTCATCTACCACCTGCCCCAGGAGTTTGGAGATCAGGACCTGCTGCAGATGTTTATGCCCTTTGGGAATGTCGTGTCTGCCAAGGTTTTCATAGACAAGCAGACAAACCTGAGCAAGTGTTTTG GTTTTGTAAGTTACGACAATCCTGTTTCGGCTCAAGCTGCCATCCAGTCCATGAACGGCTTTCAGATTGGAATGAAGCGGCTTAAAGTGCAGCTCAAACGTTCGAAGAATGACAGCAAGCCCTACTGA
- the CELF1 gene encoding CUGBP Elav-like family member 1 isoform X2, producing MAAFKLDFLPEMMVDHCSLNSSPVSKKMNGTLDHPDQPDLDAIKMFVGQVPRTWSEKDLRELFEQYGAVYEINVLRDRSQNPPQSKGCCFVTFYTRKAALEAQNALHNMKVLPGMHHPIQMKPADSEKNNAVEDRKLFIGMISKKCTENDIRVMFSSFGQIEECRILRGPDGLSRGCAFVTFTTRAMAQTAIKAMHQAQTMEGCSSPMVVKFADTQKDKEQKRMAQQLQQQMQQISAASVWGNLAGLNTLGPQYLALLQQTASSGNLNTLSSLHPMGGLNAMQLQNLAALAAAASAAQNTPSGTNALTTSSSPLSVLTSSGSSPSSSSSSSVNPIASLGALQTLAGATAGLNVSSLAGMAALNGGLGSSGLSNGTGSTMEALTQAYSGIQQYAAAALPTLYNQNLLTQQSIGAAGSQKEGPEGANLFIYHLPQEFGDQDLLQMFMPFGNVVSAKVFIDKQTNLSKCFGFVSYDNPVSAQAAIQSMNGFQIGMKRLKVQLKRSKNDSKPY from the exons CTCAAAGAAAATGAACGGCACCCTGGACCACCCAGACCAACCGGATCTTGATGCTATCAAGATGTTTGTGGGCCAGGTTCCAAGAACCTGGTCTGAGAAGGACTTGAGGGAACTCTTTGAACAGTATGGTGCTGTCTATGAAATCAATGTCCTAAGGGATAGGAGCCAAAACCCTCCTCAGAGCAAAG GGTGctgttttgttacattttacaCCCGTAAAGCTGCATTAGAGGCGCAGAATGCTCTTCACAACATGAAGGTCCTACCAGGG atgCATCATCCTATACAGATGAAACCTGCCGACAGTGAGAAGAACAATG CAGTGGAAGACAGGAAGCTGTTTATTGGTATGATTTCCAAGAAGTGCACTGAAAATGACATCCGAGTCATGTTCTCTTCATTTGGACAGATTGAAGAATGCCGGATATTACGGGGACCTGATGGCCTGAGCCGAG GTTGTGCATTTGTGACTTTTACAACAAGAGCCATGGCACAGACGGCTATCAAGGCAATGCACCAAGCACAGACCATGGAG GGCTGCTCATCTCCCATGGTGGTAAAATTTGCTGATACGCAGAAGGACAAAGAACAGAAGAGAATGGCCCAGCAGCTCCAGCAGCAGATGCAGCAAATCAGCGCAGCATCTGTGTGGGGAAACCTTGCTGGTCTAAATACTCTTGGACCCCAGTATTTAGCA CTCCTTCAGCAGACTGCCTCCTCTGGGAACCTCAACACCCTGAGCAGCCTCCACCCAATGGGAG GGTTAAATGCAATGCAGTTACAGAATTTGGCTGCCCTAGCTGCTGCAGCTAGTGCAGCTCAGAACACACCAAGTGGTACCAATGCTCTCACTACATCCAGCAGCCCCCTCAGCGTACTCACCAGTTCAG GGTCCTCACCGagctccagcagcagcagctctgtCAACCCCATCGCCTCCCTTGGAGCCCTGCAGACATTAGCTGGAGCAACGGCAGGCCTCAACGTCAGCTCTTTGGCAG GGATGGCTGCTTTAAATGGTGGCCTGGGCAGCAGTGGCCTTTCCAACGGCACCGGGAGCACCATGGAGGCCCTGACGCAGGCCTATTCGGGAATCCAGCAATATGCTGCCGCGGCACTCCCTACTCTGTACAACCAGAACCTGTTGACACAGCAGAGTATCGGTGCTGCTGGAAGCCAGAAGGAAG GTCCAGAGGGAGCCAACCTGTTCATCTACCACCTGCCCCAGGAGTTTGGAGATCAGGACCTGCTGCAGATGTTTATGCCCTTTGGGAATGTCGTGTCTGCCAAGGTTTTCATAGACAAGCAGACAAACCTGAGCAAGTGTTTTG GTTTTGTAAGTTACGACAATCCTGTTTCGGCTCAAGCTGCCATCCAGTCCATGAACGGCTTTCAGATTGGAATGAAGCGGCTTAAAGTGCAGCTCAAACGTTCGAAGAATGACAGCAAGCCCTACTGA